One stretch of Arachis duranensis cultivar V14167 chromosome 1, aradu.V14167.gnm2.J7QH, whole genome shotgun sequence DNA includes these proteins:
- the LOC107487559 gene encoding guard cell S-type anion channel SLAC1 isoform X2, whose translation MEKKPIALGSQQNHFVDIDEVLPEEEEGDEERMIKTEEKAEKKQQLMSNKAKESRKPHHRSFNRQVSLETGFSVLNSEKKAKEYERKATLTRSGTSLGGANGIHGLEARKRDFSIFKTKSTLSKQNSLLPTRNKEKDHHHQLESQKSNAFSGNQDSVNESVPAGRYFDALRGPELDQVKDSEDILLPKDEKWPFLLRFPIGCYGICLGLSSQVVLWRALATSPATKFLHITPAINFGLWLLAVAVLTAVTFTYILKCIFYFEAVKREYFHPVRVNFFFAPWVVCMFLAIGVPPKLAPQGTLHPAIWCTFMGPYFLLELKIYGQWLSGGKRRLCKVANPSSHLSVVGNFVGAILASKVGWNEPAKFLWAVGFAHYLVVFVTLYQRLPTSEALPKELHPVYSMFIAAPSAASLAWENVYGEFDGLSRTCYFIALFLYVSLVVRINFFTGFRNGQIFSGVVVIYISNDNSISGNHKICRTGTLLHK comes from the exons ATGGAGAAGAAACCAATAGCTCTAGGCTCACAGCAAAACCATTTTGTGGACATTGATGAAGTCTTGccggaagaagaagaaggcgaCGAAGAGAGGATGATAAAAACAGAGGAGAAAGCTgagaagaagcagcagctgATGAGCAACAAGGCTAAAGAATCAAGGAAACCCCATCACCGGAGTTTTAACCGGCAAGTCTCGCTGGAGACGGGGTTTTCGGTGCTGAACAGCGAGAAGAAAGCAAAAGAATACGAGAGGAAGGCTACTCTAACAAGAAGTGGCACTAGTTTGGGTGGTGCCAATGGGATTCATGGATTGGAAGCGAGGAAGAGGGACTTCAGCATATTCAAGACTAAGTCAACACTCAGCAAGCAGAATTCTTTGTTACCAACAAGGAATAAAGAAaaggatcatcatcatcaattggaATCTCAGAAGAGTAATGCGTTTAGCGGGAATCAAGATTCTGTGAATGAAAGTGTTCCTGCTGGTAGATATTTTGATGCTCTTAGAGGACCTGAGTTGGATCAAGTCAAG GATTCAGAGGACATTCTTCTCCCCAAAGACGAGAAATGGCCCTTCCTCCTCCGGTTTCCGATCGGATGCTACGGTATCTGTCTTGGCCTGAGCAGCCAAGTGGTGCTCTGGCGGGCCCTCGCAACCTCGCCAGCCACCAAGTTCCTCCATATAACCCCAGCCATCAACTTTGGCCTGTGGCTCTTGGCAGTGGCAGTGTTAACAGCAGTTACGTTCACATACATTCTGAAATGCATATTCTACTTTGAAGCAGTGAAAAGAGAGTACTTCCACCCAGTCAGAGTCAACTTCTTCTTCGCCCCATGGGTCGTATGCATGTTCCTCGCCATAGGGGTGCCCCCTAAGCTAGCCCCACAAGGCACACTCCACCCTGCTATATGGTGCACCTTCATGGGTCCTTACTTTCTTCTTGAGCTCAAAATCTATGGACAGTGGCTCTCTGGTGGGAAAAGGCGTCTCTGCAAAGTTGCAAACCCATCATCTCACCTTTCTGTGGTTGGAAACTTCGTCGGAGCAATCTTGGCATCCAAGGTTGGTTGGAATGAGCCAGCCAAGTTCCTGTGGGCCGTCGGGTTTGCGCATTACCTGGTGGTGTTTGTGACGCTTTATCAGAGGCTGCCGACCAGCGAGGCGCTGCCCAAAGAGCTCCACCCTGTCTACTCCATGTTTATCGCAGCTCCTTCGGCCGCTAGCCTTGCTTGGGAGAATGTATATGGTGAATTTGATGGCTTATCAAGGACTTGCTATTTCATTGCATTGTTTCTCTATGTTTCCCTTGTTGTGCGGATCAATTTCTTCACTGGTTTCAG AAATGGACAGATTTTCAGTGGCGTGGTGGTCATATACATTTCCAATGACAACAGCATCAGTGGCAACCATAAAATATGCAGAACAGGTACCTTGCTTCATAAGTAA
- the LOC107487559 gene encoding guard cell S-type anion channel SLAC1 isoform X1 — protein MEKKPIALGSQQNHFVDIDEVLPEEEEGDEERMIKTEEKAEKKQQLMSNKAKESRKPHHRSFNRQVSLETGFSVLNSEKKAKEYERKATLTRSGTSLGGANGIHGLEARKRDFSIFKTKSTLSKQNSLLPTRNKEKDHHHQLESQKSNAFSGNQDSVNESVPAGRYFDALRGPELDQVKDSEDILLPKDEKWPFLLRFPIGCYGICLGLSSQVVLWRALATSPATKFLHITPAINFGLWLLAVAVLTAVTFTYILKCIFYFEAVKREYFHPVRVNFFFAPWVVCMFLAIGVPPKLAPQGTLHPAIWCTFMGPYFLLELKIYGQWLSGGKRRLCKVANPSSHLSVVGNFVGAILASKVGWNEPAKFLWAVGFAHYLVVFVTLYQRLPTSEALPKELHPVYSMFIAAPSAASLAWENVYGEFDGLSRTCYFIALFLYVSLVVRINFFTGFRFSVAWWSYTFPMTTASVATIKYAEQVPCFISKGLALGLSFMSSTMVSVLFVSTLLHAFVWHTLFPNDLAIAITYKKRQGREKKPLKKAYDIKRWTKKALTINNNSVTENKDAAQE, from the exons ATGGAGAAGAAACCAATAGCTCTAGGCTCACAGCAAAACCATTTTGTGGACATTGATGAAGTCTTGccggaagaagaagaaggcgaCGAAGAGAGGATGATAAAAACAGAGGAGAAAGCTgagaagaagcagcagctgATGAGCAACAAGGCTAAAGAATCAAGGAAACCCCATCACCGGAGTTTTAACCGGCAAGTCTCGCTGGAGACGGGGTTTTCGGTGCTGAACAGCGAGAAGAAAGCAAAAGAATACGAGAGGAAGGCTACTCTAACAAGAAGTGGCACTAGTTTGGGTGGTGCCAATGGGATTCATGGATTGGAAGCGAGGAAGAGGGACTTCAGCATATTCAAGACTAAGTCAACACTCAGCAAGCAGAATTCTTTGTTACCAACAAGGAATAAAGAAaaggatcatcatcatcaattggaATCTCAGAAGAGTAATGCGTTTAGCGGGAATCAAGATTCTGTGAATGAAAGTGTTCCTGCTGGTAGATATTTTGATGCTCTTAGAGGACCTGAGTTGGATCAAGTCAAG GATTCAGAGGACATTCTTCTCCCCAAAGACGAGAAATGGCCCTTCCTCCTCCGGTTTCCGATCGGATGCTACGGTATCTGTCTTGGCCTGAGCAGCCAAGTGGTGCTCTGGCGGGCCCTCGCAACCTCGCCAGCCACCAAGTTCCTCCATATAACCCCAGCCATCAACTTTGGCCTGTGGCTCTTGGCAGTGGCAGTGTTAACAGCAGTTACGTTCACATACATTCTGAAATGCATATTCTACTTTGAAGCAGTGAAAAGAGAGTACTTCCACCCAGTCAGAGTCAACTTCTTCTTCGCCCCATGGGTCGTATGCATGTTCCTCGCCATAGGGGTGCCCCCTAAGCTAGCCCCACAAGGCACACTCCACCCTGCTATATGGTGCACCTTCATGGGTCCTTACTTTCTTCTTGAGCTCAAAATCTATGGACAGTGGCTCTCTGGTGGGAAAAGGCGTCTCTGCAAAGTTGCAAACCCATCATCTCACCTTTCTGTGGTTGGAAACTTCGTCGGAGCAATCTTGGCATCCAAGGTTGGTTGGAATGAGCCAGCCAAGTTCCTGTGGGCCGTCGGGTTTGCGCATTACCTGGTGGTGTTTGTGACGCTTTATCAGAGGCTGCCGACCAGCGAGGCGCTGCCCAAAGAGCTCCACCCTGTCTACTCCATGTTTATCGCAGCTCCTTCGGCCGCTAGCCTTGCTTGGGAGAATGTATATGGTGAATTTGATGGCTTATCAAGGACTTGCTATTTCATTGCATTGTTTCTCTATGTTTCCCTTGTTGTGCGGATCAATTTCTTCACTGGTTTCAG ATTTTCAGTGGCGTGGTGGTCATATACATTTCCAATGACAACAGCATCAGTGGCAACCATAAAATATGCAGAACAGGTACCTTGCTTCATAAGTAAGGGACTTGCTCTTGGACTATCATTTATGTCATCAACAATGGTGTCTGTTCTTTTTGTATCCACACTTCTCCATGCATTCGTTTGGCACACCTTGTTCCCTAATGACCTTGCCATTGCAATAACTTATAAGAAGAGGCAAGGCAGGGAGAAGAAGCCTTTGAAGAAGGCCTATGACATAAAGCGTTGGACAAAGAAAGCTCTTACCATAAACAACAATTCAGTTACTGAGAACAAGGATGCAGCTCAAGAATGA